A genomic region of Leptolyngbya sp. NIES-2104 contains the following coding sequences:
- a CDS encoding P-loop NTPase fold protein — protein sequence MSVTDLANHSPSALSDLHNLIASHNPFDRSPVVRTHDVWEQKFPDVPSINGHISDAIFQGIEQIRLGQRSVLGVTITAEKGLGKSHLISRLRRRFKEEGTSFFVYMSETDYSDLNRINSQFLSTLAYSLKQSGSQGVMQWQEIATFLVNQAYNTDRSPEYIIKQFPGAIAKRPALVDQLTAKICQLKPDIRDPYVVQAILWTLSPDRGIFAINWLSGSELTQTQADAMGLPVVREEDRESRALNIASQVLDLVGDYQTTVICFDEAEPKNTNAKGLSTPQVVALLAKDLYSKLKRGILMLSVLPDTWTQQVKVMPQAESIADRIGEKYFDLKYLNSDHVIDLVSTWLKLFYDAKGFTPPTPTYPFDENELRDLGKERPIARRVLKWCCENWEVPGAGKPPIDPPDSLHQVEVAFQEQMLALDRDLDDYLEDSGLIGYALLVAFWSLEGQKVGQVMVEEVQDIEVTSADQGYLDFRIVGQDNGKTVKIGVCVLQESGARYVSAALKRLIDYKKFDLTRGCLVRSKAVRENTHGHQHLNRLLTELGGEWVLLKPKDIQALLAVSFVFAAHEEYEFEQEQVFEFMRQRKIAESSYLVQEILSDPSGQIPHDAIDEDQFITSGSPFAESSVYSEVFA from the coding sequence ATGTCCGTAACAGACTTAGCAAACCATTCGCCCTCCGCATTGTCCGATCTCCACAACCTGATTGCAAGCCACAATCCATTTGATCGATCTCCTGTTGTCAGAACTCACGATGTCTGGGAGCAAAAATTCCCTGATGTTCCTTCGATTAATGGTCACATTTCTGATGCAATTTTTCAGGGAATTGAGCAGATTCGTCTAGGGCAACGCTCGGTTTTGGGGGTCACGATTACCGCTGAGAAAGGTCTCGGCAAGAGTCATCTGATTAGCCGATTGCGGCGACGCTTCAAAGAGGAAGGCACATCCTTCTTCGTTTACATGAGTGAAACAGACTACAGTGATTTAAACCGGATCAATAGTCAATTTCTCAGCACACTTGCCTACAGCCTTAAGCAGTCTGGCAGTCAAGGCGTGATGCAATGGCAAGAGATAGCAACCTTCTTGGTTAACCAGGCATACAACACTGATCGCTCACCAGAGTACATAATCAAACAATTTCCCGGTGCGATTGCAAAGCGTCCTGCTTTAGTTGACCAGTTGACAGCTAAAATCTGTCAACTGAAACCAGACATTCGCGATCCGTATGTTGTCCAAGCCATTCTCTGGACGCTCTCGCCAGACCGCGGTATTTTTGCCATTAACTGGTTGTCTGGCAGTGAATTGACCCAAACCCAAGCAGATGCAATGGGCTTACCTGTTGTTAGAGAAGAAGATCGAGAATCTAGAGCCTTGAATATTGCTAGTCAAGTTCTTGATCTCGTTGGCGACTATCAAACGACTGTTATCTGCTTTGATGAAGCAGAACCGAAGAACACAAACGCCAAGGGTCTTTCAACACCACAAGTCGTTGCATTACTAGCTAAGGATCTTTACAGTAAGCTCAAACGTGGCATTCTGATGCTGTCTGTTTTGCCAGACACATGGACGCAACAAGTGAAAGTAATGCCTCAAGCCGAATCAATTGCAGATCGAATCGGAGAAAAGTATTTTGATTTAAAGTATCTCAATTCTGATCACGTAATTGATTTAGTGTCTACTTGGTTGAAGCTGTTCTACGATGCAAAAGGCTTCACTCCACCTACTCCAACTTATCCATTTGACGAAAACGAACTTCGCGATCTTGGCAAAGAACGTCCGATCGCACGTAGGGTTTTGAAATGGTGCTGCGAGAACTGGGAAGTGCCCGGAGCGGGCAAACCTCCTATTGATCCGCCTGATTCTCTTCATCAAGTCGAAGTTGCTTTCCAGGAGCAGATGTTGGCTCTAGATCGCGATCTTGATGACTACTTAGAAGACAGCGGGCTAATTGGTTATGCGCTGCTCGTCGCCTTTTGGAGTTTAGAGGGTCAGAAAGTCGGACAGGTAATGGTCGAAGAAGTTCAAGATATTGAGGTAACTTCTGCCGACCAAGGATATCTTGACTTCAGAATCGTAGGTCAAGACAACGGAAAGACTGTGAAAATTGGAGTGTGTGTCCTTCAGGAATCTGGAGCAAGGTACGTCAGCGCTGCTCTAAAACGGTTGATTGACTACAAGAAATTTGATTTGACTCGTGGTTGTCTTGTTCGCTCAAAAGCTGTAAGGGAGAATACACATGGTCATCAGCACCTAAATAGACTTTTAACAGAGCTAGGCGGAGAGTGGGTACTTCTGAAGCCAAAAGACATTCAAGCACTTCTCGCGGTCTCATTTGTCTTTGCCGCTCATGAAGAATATGAGTTCGAGCAAGAGCAAGTCTTTGAATTTATGAGACAGCGAAAAATTGCTGAGAGCAGTTATCTCGTTCAAGAAATTCTCAGTGATCCATCTGGTCAGATTCCTCATGATGCGATCGACGAAGACCAATTCATCACCTCCGGTAGCCCATTTGCTGAAAGCAGTGTATATAGCGAGGTATTCGCGTAA
- a CDS encoding MBL fold metallo-hydrolase, whose amino-acid sequence MRIHHLNCGCMCPVGGALMDGFSRGITSHLVCHCLLIETNQGLVLVDTGFGLRDIEAPFNRLSPFFVTFNNIQFDRKYSAINQIEELGFSPQDVRHIVLTHLDFDHAGGLEDFPNATVHVMQSEYDAVQHREGFISHRRYRPKQWDEVKSWKFYTPNGEPWFEFEAVRELEGLPPEILFIPLIGHTQGHAGIAINTFEGWLLHAGDAYFYRDEMQPNPKCTPGLKAYQWMMEVDRKARLLNQDRLRKLASNHQNEVRLFCSHDAIELKMLSEEKLAYKDVNEMKR is encoded by the coding sequence ATGCGAATTCATCATCTCAACTGTGGCTGTATGTGTCCGGTCGGGGGCGCATTGATGGATGGCTTCAGTCGTGGCATCACATCGCATCTGGTTTGTCACTGTTTACTGATTGAAACGAATCAAGGATTAGTTCTAGTTGATACAGGCTTCGGGTTGCGCGATATTGAAGCACCGTTTAATCGCCTGAGTCCGTTTTTTGTCACGTTTAATAACATTCAATTCGATCGCAAATATAGCGCGATCAACCAAATTGAAGAGCTAGGATTCTCCCCTCAAGATGTCCGACACATTGTTCTCACTCACCTTGATTTTGATCATGCAGGCGGCTTAGAAGACTTTCCCAATGCAACCGTTCATGTGATGCAGAGTGAATATGATGCGGTGCAACATCGAGAAGGGTTTATCTCACACCGTCGCTATCGTCCGAAACAATGGGATGAAGTAAAATCTTGGAAATTTTACACTCCGAATGGCGAACCGTGGTTTGAATTTGAAGCGGTCAGAGAGCTAGAAGGACTGCCGCCAGAGATTTTATTTATTCCGCTGATTGGACATACACAAGGTCATGCAGGAATTGCGATCAACACTTTCGAAGGTTGGCTCCTTCATGCAGGTGATGCTTACTTCTACCGCGATGAAATGCAGCCGAATCCAAAATGTACTCCGGGACTGAAAGCGTATCAATGGATGATGGAAGTCGATCGTAAAGCGCGATTGCTCAATCAAGACCGACTTCGCAAATTAGCATCGAACCATCAGAATGAAGTTCGATTATTTTGTAGTCATGATGCGATCGAGCTTAAAATGCTTTCTGAGGAAAAGTTGGCGTACAAAGACGTGAACGAAATGAAAAGGTGA
- the pgl gene encoding 6-phosphogluconolactonase, whose protein sequence is MNPHVEVLADLPTLIDRALDLVLEKLQSSIASRNIATIALAGGSTPKPLYEKLAQQNLPWDKLHIFWGDERYVPADHPDSNQRMARLAWLDRVPIPPENIHPMPTDDGDPAISAQKHEAELQSFFKSEPGEFPAFDVILLGIGDDAHTASLFPHTEALQVCDRFITVGDKDGNPRITFTVPLINTAHAVIFLVAGANKYHALTQIFADEADTETYPARLINPQGELWWLLERSTNFAK, encoded by the coding sequence ATGAATCCACACGTTGAAGTTCTCGCTGATTTGCCTACCCTGATTGATCGCGCTCTCGATCTCGTCCTCGAAAAACTCCAAAGCTCGATCGCATCTCGCAACATTGCCACGATCGCACTCGCGGGCGGCAGCACTCCAAAACCGCTCTACGAAAAGCTGGCACAGCAAAATTTACCCTGGGACAAACTACACATTTTCTGGGGCGATGAACGCTATGTTCCCGCTGATCATCCTGATAGCAATCAACGGATGGCTCGACTCGCTTGGCTCGATCGTGTTCCGATTCCTCCTGAAAATATCCACCCGATGCCAACCGATGACGGTGATCCAGCCATTTCCGCCCAAAAACACGAAGCCGAATTGCAATCCTTTTTCAAATCAGAGCCTGGAGAATTTCCCGCATTTGACGTGATCTTGCTCGGAATTGGCGATGATGCTCATACTGCCTCGCTGTTTCCGCACACTGAAGCATTGCAAGTCTGCGATCGCTTCATCACCGTGGGCGACAAAGACGGAAATCCCCGTATCACTTTCACTGTGCCGCTAATCAACACTGCTCATGCCGTAATTTTCCTCGTAGCGGGTGCAAATAAATACCATGCACTCACTCAGATTTTTGCAGACGAAGCAGACACAGAGACTTACCCCGCAAGACTAATCAACCCGCAAGGCGAACTCTGGTGGTTACTCGAACGATCGACAAACTTTGCGAAATAA
- a CDS encoding DNA adenine methylase translates to MITQVQSPVLPRPFIKWAGGKSQLIAQYVFHFPERYQNYYEPFVGGGAIFFHLQPSQSLLIDINLELVNVYRCVRDRVEELIDRLEHHHQHHSPDHYYQVRAQLAPNDDWFYEGNNIDRAARLIYLNKTCFNGLYRENSKGHFNVPIGSYKKPAIYDPQILKADSIALQTAKIEPGAFDQVLQYARSSEDFVYFDPPYYPLSPTSSFTAYNRYSFSEAQQIQLRDVMRELSDRGVKVMLSNSDCPFIQELYKEFNIHTIYATRNINCNPEKRGKITEVLVTNY, encoded by the coding sequence ATGATTACTCAAGTACAGTCCCCGGTGTTACCGCGTCCGTTTATTAAGTGGGCGGGCGGAAAAAGTCAGTTGATCGCGCAGTACGTTTTTCATTTCCCGGAACGTTACCAAAATTACTATGAGCCGTTTGTGGGAGGTGGAGCAATTTTCTTTCATCTCCAGCCTTCACAGTCTTTATTAATTGATATTAATTTAGAGCTAGTGAATGTCTATCGCTGTGTACGCGATCGCGTTGAGGAACTCATCGATCGATTAGAGCACCATCATCAACACCATAGCCCTGATCATTACTATCAAGTCCGCGCCCAGCTTGCGCCAAATGATGATTGGTTCTACGAAGGGAACAATATCGATCGCGCTGCTAGATTGATTTACTTAAATAAAACTTGCTTTAACGGACTGTACCGCGAGAATTCTAAAGGGCATTTTAATGTACCGATCGGGAGCTACAAAAAGCCCGCAATTTATGATCCACAAATTTTAAAAGCAGACTCGATCGCGCTTCAAACGGCAAAAATTGAACCCGGAGCGTTTGATCAAGTGCTGCAATATGCTCGAAGCTCCGAAGACTTCGTTTACTTTGATCCCCCTTATTATCCGCTGAGTCCGACCAGTAGCTTTACTGCTTACAATCGTTACTCATTTAGTGAAGCTCAGCAGATTCAATTGCGCGATGTAATGCGAGAACTGAGCGATCGAGGTGTGAAAGTGATGCTTTCAAACTCAGATTGTCCGTTTATCCAAGAGCTATACAAGGAATTCAACATTCATACTATCTATGCCACTCGCAACATTAACTGCAACCCAGAGAAGCGCGGCAAAATTACAGAAGTGCTAGTGACCAATTACTGA
- a CDS encoding DUF1802 family protein, whose translation MIGTTLLATALRLPHEDWQALTQGRAIATMPWNFISPGQSFALCSDDFLRANNFKARFWARCELCQSIDRLDQLDMLSKLTMWTKQTVESKLAERGFFFLAYLRVYELSEPSEVSTTTKGDFLPLRTPITLVNSLPVISDRTFAQRKHQLENLEPPEHPELEALHSAIAQLTPTNSAAIHLEQDLKCFLGWADSATKDFLNSDKTWIREIARAGNSSDGDYFEKLVRKSFIELGFTNSRNNPKMSLDPDVTGGAGGIDFFCDAPYLIIGECKASKHKKVNDNKEGAPAQLMKYGGTYLSTAEFDNCIRIIMAPGELTEYADRTANGNKMNVLQPETLQRLVELKQAYPGAINLWELKSCLAQAPFSQAADDKVNEFIDRIQLEIKVRSRIVQLLQNRAPQELGLEFIWGIYEAIDPPRSLTQDQLKEILIELSSPLTGFIGRKEGDRFYFLRPLMLET comes from the coding sequence ATGATTGGAACTACACTTCTCGCAACTGCGCTACGCCTGCCTCATGAGGACTGGCAAGCATTGACACAAGGACGAGCCATTGCAACAATGCCCTGGAACTTTATATCTCCTGGACAATCTTTTGCCCTCTGTTCTGATGACTTTCTAAGAGCAAATAATTTCAAAGCAAGATTTTGGGCGAGATGTGAACTGTGTCAGAGCATTGATCGCCTTGATCAACTAGATATGTTATCTAAGTTGACGATGTGGACAAAGCAAACCGTAGAGAGCAAACTAGCAGAACGAGGTTTCTTTTTTCTCGCCTACTTGCGGGTTTATGAATTATCCGAACCTAGCGAAGTAAGCACAACAACTAAAGGTGATTTCTTACCTTTGAGAACGCCAATCACACTGGTAAATTCTTTACCTGTTATTAGCGATCGCACTTTTGCCCAACGCAAACACCAACTCGAAAACCTAGAACCGCCAGAGCATCCAGAACTAGAAGCCTTACATTCCGCGATCGCTCAACTCACTCCAACCAATTCAGCCGCCATTCATCTCGAACAAGATTTGAAATGCTTTTTAGGTTGGGCAGACAGCGCGACCAAGGATTTCCTGAACTCAGACAAGACATGGATTCGGGAAATTGCTAGGGCGGGTAACTCTAGTGATGGTGACTATTTCGAGAAACTTGTCCGCAAAAGCTTTATTGAATTAGGCTTTACCAACTCTCGGAACAATCCAAAAATGAGCCTTGATCCAGACGTTACTGGAGGAGCAGGCGGCATTGATTTCTTCTGCGATGCACCTTATCTCATTATTGGTGAATGCAAAGCTAGTAAACACAAAAAAGTAAACGACAACAAAGAAGGAGCGCCTGCACAACTGATGAAATACGGAGGCACATATCTAAGCACTGCTGAGTTTGACAATTGCATCAGAATTATCATGGCTCCGGGAGAACTAACCGAGTACGCTGATCGAACAGCAAACGGAAACAAAATGAACGTTTTACAACCAGAAACACTACAGCGATTAGTAGAACTCAAGCAAGCTTATCCGGGAGCAATTAATCTTTGGGAACTAAAATCATGTTTGGCTCAGGCTCCCTTTAGTCAAGCAGCAGATGACAAAGTAAACGAATTTATTGATCGGATTCAACTTGAAATCAAAGTACGATCGCGCATCGTTCAACTTCTACAAAATAGAGCACCCCAAGAATTAGGGCTTGAATTCATCTGGGGCATTTACGAAGCAATTGATCCGCCTCGATCGCTGACTCAAGACCAATTAAAAGAAATCCTGATTGAACTGTCTTCGCCGTTAACTGGATTCATTGGACGTAAAGAGGGCGATCGCTTTTATTTTCTCCGTCCGCTGATGCTCGAAACCTGA
- a CDS encoding HEPN domain-containing protein, which translates to MIPEQQKFLDKADRSLQAAQVLQQQGLSDFAISRAYYAMFYAAQALLVERGLSFSTHAGVLSAFGKQFVRSGEVPKEFHQALITAEHARIQGDYDIDQELTQADAIEQIQQAEAFLEMAKSRLG; encoded by the coding sequence ATGATTCCTGAGCAACAGAAATTTTTAGACAAAGCAGACCGAAGTCTTCAAGCTGCTCAAGTTCTTCAACAGCAAGGATTGTCTGATTTTGCAATTTCACGCGCCTACTACGCGATGTTTTACGCTGCTCAAGCGCTGCTAGTCGAAAGAGGGCTATCGTTTTCAACTCATGCAGGAGTTCTGTCAGCATTTGGCAAGCAGTTTGTTCGATCCGGTGAAGTTCCAAAAGAATTTCATCAGGCTTTAATCACAGCAGAACACGCTCGAATTCAGGGTGATTACGACATCGATCAGGAGTTGACACAAGCAGACGCGATCGAACAAATTCAGCAAGCAGAAGCATTTTTAGAAATGGCAAAAAGTCGGCTTGGCTGA
- a CDS encoding ABC transporter substrate-binding protein produces the protein MSNLASPTRLKIGRALSLAVVTLTVGLLAAACQEAAPPTGQGGTSTPAGNASPTATKGLKIGSLLPSTGDLASIGQQMVAAVPILVDTVNQCGGVNGEPVTLVQVDDQTDPAAGAEGMTRLAERERVAGVVGSFASSVSTAALPIAVRNKVVLISPGSTSPVFTQQAKEGKFQGYWARTAPPDTYQAQALAKLASERNLKTAGTIVINNDYGVGFEREFVKAFEGLGGKVTNAGKPTRYDPKATTFQTEAAAAFTGNPQAVAAVLYADTGSLIVKSAYEQGRSQNSTFLLTDGVYSQDFVDKVGKGQNGQSILAGSLGTVPGASGEGLAAFTKLWQEKQKRPLAAYASHAWDAAAILVLAAQAAKANTGEAIKDKLREVTNGPGEEVSDVCKGLELLRQGKDINYQGASGNVDIDEAGDVIGSYDVWTVEPDGKLKTIGKVNPR, from the coding sequence ATGAGTAACCTGGCTTCCCCAACTCGTCTGAAAATCGGACGCGCTTTGTCTCTCGCAGTCGTGACTCTCACAGTGGGATTGCTGGCGGCTGCTTGTCAAGAAGCTGCTCCCCCCACCGGACAAGGCGGAACAAGCACGCCCGCTGGCAACGCCTCCCCCACTGCCACCAAAGGCTTAAAGATTGGGTCACTCCTCCCTTCGACTGGAGATCTCGCCTCGATCGGACAGCAAATGGTCGCCGCTGTTCCGATCCTGGTGGATACCGTGAATCAATGCGGTGGTGTCAATGGTGAACCTGTAACGCTCGTCCAAGTCGATGATCAGACCGATCCTGCCGCAGGCGCAGAAGGCATGACTCGACTGGCAGAACGCGAACGAGTTGCGGGTGTCGTCGGATCATTCGCAAGTAGTGTTTCGACTGCTGCTTTACCGATCGCAGTTCGCAACAAAGTCGTGCTGATTTCGCCCGGAAGTACGAGTCCTGTATTTACACAACAAGCGAAAGAAGGCAAGTTCCAAGGCTACTGGGCAAGAACTGCGCCACCCGATACCTATCAAGCGCAAGCGTTGGCAAAATTAGCAAGTGAGCGCAATTTGAAGACCGCAGGCACGATCGTGATTAACAACGATTACGGAGTCGGGTTTGAGCGTGAATTTGTCAAAGCGTTTGAAGGGCTAGGTGGCAAGGTCACCAATGCAGGAAAACCCACTCGGTATGATCCCAAAGCAACGACCTTTCAGACCGAAGCCGCCGCTGCATTTACCGGAAATCCTCAAGCCGTTGCAGCCGTTCTCTATGCGGACACTGGAAGCTTAATTGTGAAATCAGCGTATGAACAAGGAAGAAGCCAGAATTCTACTTTCTTACTCACCGATGGCGTGTACTCTCAAGATTTTGTCGATAAAGTCGGAAAGGGACAAAATGGACAATCGATTCTTGCAGGGTCACTAGGAACGGTTCCAGGTGCGAGTGGTGAAGGGTTAGCGGCGTTCACCAAACTGTGGCAAGAAAAGCAAAAACGCCCACTAGCGGCGTATGCTTCTCACGCTTGGGACGCAGCAGCAATCTTGGTTTTAGCAGCCCAAGCCGCAAAAGCAAATACGGGTGAAGCGATCAAGGATAAATTGCGCGAGGTCACGAATGGTCCTGGTGAGGAAGTTTCGGATGTGTGCAAAGGATTAGAGTTGCTGCGGCAAGGGAAGGACATTAACTATCAAGGTGCAAGTGGAAATGTTGATATCGATGAAGCTGGCGATGTGATCGGTAGTTATGATGTCTGGACGGTTGAACCAGACGGCAAGCTGAAAACGATCGGTAAAGTGAATCCGAGGTAG
- the rbfA gene encoding 30S ribosome-binding factor RbfA — MATDRRQARVAESIRREVSQMLLNGIKDDRVGTGMVSVTDVDVSGDLQHAKIFVSIYGDDAAKAETMAGLKSATGYVRSELGQRIRLRRTPEVIFIEDNSLERGDKVLGLINRLSQERKHDEDVSPES; from the coding sequence ATGGCGACAGATCGAAGACAGGCTCGTGTCGCAGAATCGATTCGACGCGAAGTGAGTCAGATGCTATTGAATGGCATCAAAGACGATCGCGTAGGAACCGGAATGGTGAGCGTCACGGATGTTGATGTTTCGGGCGATTTGCAGCACGCCAAAATCTTTGTCAGCATCTACGGTGACGACGCAGCCAAAGCCGAAACAATGGCGGGTTTGAAGTCGGCGACGGGTTACGTTCGGAGCGAACTGGGTCAGCGAATTCGATTACGCAGAACACCAGAAGTGATCTTCATTGAGGATAATTCGCTGGAGCGAGGTGATAAAGTTCTAGGGTTAATTAATCGCCTCAGCCAAGAACGTAAACATGATGAAGACGTTTCTCCCGAATCTTGA
- a CDS encoding Tab2 family RNA-binding protein yields MRNPPQPLPENLWGEQWRFASLRSSDLVESIANRTIPIVEMPEALYPINLGIASTVQIPGVVIDGGRRSMQLARWLKANQPVSLDAIAGAPDGLILNAGEVDRWIVATFEDPEVRSAAQLFEQRKKESDRLHFLLVEPDDSGMTYTGFWLLRSPGLK; encoded by the coding sequence ATGCGAAATCCTCCTCAGCCGTTGCCCGAAAATTTGTGGGGAGAACAATGGCGCTTTGCATCGCTTCGATCGAGTGATTTAGTCGAGTCGATCGCCAATCGCACGATCCCGATCGTCGAAATGCCCGAAGCCCTCTACCCAATCAATTTAGGCATCGCATCGACAGTTCAGATTCCAGGAGTCGTGATCGATGGGGGACGACGATCGATGCAGTTAGCACGATGGTTGAAGGCAAATCAGCCCGTGTCACTTGATGCGATCGCAGGTGCGCCCGATGGATTGATTTTGAATGCAGGAGAAGTCGATCGCTGGATTGTCGCAACGTTTGAAGATCCGGAAGTGCGAAGCGCTGCTCAGTTGTTTGAACAGCGCAAAAAAGAAAGCGATCGACTCCACTTTCTATTAGTTGAGCCGGATGATTCGGGAATGACTTACACCGGATTTTGGTTGTTAAGAAGTCCGGGATTGAAATAG
- a CDS encoding type II toxin-antitoxin system VapC family toxin, producing the protein MYLIDTNVISELRKKSKANPSVLRFFRQAVDQEAYLYLSVITIGELRRGVELIRHRGDQRQAEMLEAWLQTVVEDYADRILDFTELEAQVWGRLCAPNLHNVLDKQIAATALTCSLTLVTRNLSDFADAGVPLLNPFESIEN; encoded by the coding sequence ATGTATTTGATTGATACAAACGTCATTAGCGAACTACGCAAAAAGAGCAAAGCAAACCCTAGTGTCCTGAGATTTTTTCGCCAAGCTGTTGACCAAGAAGCGTATCTCTACCTCAGTGTCATCACGATCGGTGAACTGCGTCGAGGCGTTGAACTGATTCGACATCGAGGCGATCAGCGTCAAGCAGAGATGCTAGAAGCCTGGTTGCAGACCGTTGTAGAAGACTATGCCGATCGTATTTTGGATTTTACTGAACTTGAAGCTCAGGTCTGGGGAAGATTGTGTGCGCCCAATCTTCACAATGTGCTAGATAAGCAAATTGCTGCAACTGCTCTCACTTGTAGCTTAACCCTGGTCACTCGCAATCTAAGCGACTTTGCAGATGCAGGAGTTCCACTACTCAATCCTTTTGAATCTATTGAGAATTGA
- a CDS encoding DUF751 family protein: MIQDLWNTVSKYPKFVIGVVLGVILNAFAPLVPMFKRPLSAIALVGILVGSFAFVSFTLKAMLGLN, encoded by the coding sequence ATGATTCAAGACCTTTGGAACACCGTTTCTAAATATCCCAAGTTTGTCATCGGTGTCGTGCTGGGTGTGATTTTGAATGCGTTTGCGCCTCTGGTGCCGATGTTCAAACGTCCTTTAAGCGCGATCGCACTCGTCGGAATTCTCGTCGGGAGCTTTGCGTTTGTGTCTTTTACCTTAAAGGCAATGCTGGGCTTGAATTAG
- a CDS encoding glycoside hydrolase family 3 N-terminal domain-containing protein, with product MMKTFLPNLDALTLPQQVAQMVVVRASGFLFDHEIQYPVWEPPAARLRHWVEKLGVGGVILLGASAGEIALRTQQLQSWAAVPLLICADVEEGVGQRFSGATWFPPPMSIAEIAKRDLPLACHYAEQMGRITAEESLAIGLNWLLSPTVDVNNNPDNPVINVRAFGETPEIVSELAVSFIRGAHQHPILTTAKHFPGHGDTSIDSHLELPVILHDRDRLEKIEFPPFKAAISAGVDAVMSAHLQIPALDPNYPGTLSQKVLTDELRHNLGFEGLVTTDALVMGAITNRYGTEEACVLAVEAGTDILMMPLEPEKAITAVCAAVESGRISRDRIQASVERIWRAKQKACAIEIPSKEGHAWENPPEPVLQTSNLTDSIAQPEALSINADLLRQSMRFHHPNPSRLASLKSVGRNLVIVDSILDCDFLGRTAPAIAFPTQFGFTQVEIVDRHTPYIDLNNRDSSPTLLQLFIRGNPFRGIAGLTQAAQDWFTYLLNTDRLFAIALYGSPYVLDRFIPSLPSDVPYVFSYGQMRSSQAIALETLFQSRTS from the coding sequence ATGATGAAGACGTTTCTCCCGAATCTTGATGCGTTGACGTTACCGCAGCAAGTGGCTCAAATGGTCGTTGTGAGAGCTTCAGGCTTTTTGTTTGACCATGAGATTCAGTATCCAGTCTGGGAGCCACCTGCGGCGAGGTTACGTCACTGGGTCGAAAAATTGGGAGTGGGAGGTGTGATTCTCCTGGGTGCAAGTGCGGGAGAAATCGCGCTCAGAACGCAGCAGCTTCAATCCTGGGCAGCGGTTCCTTTATTAATCTGTGCCGATGTCGAAGAAGGAGTCGGACAGCGATTTTCTGGGGCAACTTGGTTTCCACCGCCCATGTCGATCGCTGAAATTGCCAAACGCGATTTACCCCTCGCCTGTCACTACGCGGAACAGATGGGACGGATTACGGCAGAGGAAAGTTTAGCGATCGGCTTAAATTGGCTCTTGTCTCCTACCGTTGATGTGAATAACAATCCAGACAATCCGGTGATCAATGTCCGGGCATTTGGCGAGACTCCAGAGATTGTCAGCGAACTTGCAGTGTCTTTTATCCGAGGGGCACATCAGCACCCGATTTTAACCACTGCAAAACATTTTCCGGGTCATGGTGATACGTCGATCGATTCTCACCTCGAATTGCCTGTGATTTTGCACGATCGCGATCGCTTAGAGAAAATCGAATTTCCTCCGTTCAAGGCTGCGATTTCAGCGGGTGTCGATGCCGTGATGAGCGCTCATCTGCAAATTCCTGCACTTGATCCGAACTATCCCGGCACACTCTCTCAGAAAGTTCTCACCGATGAACTAAGACACAATCTTGGGTTTGAAGGATTAGTCACAACGGATGCGCTGGTAATGGGCGCGATTACGAATCGATACGGAACCGAAGAAGCCTGTGTGCTGGCAGTCGAAGCGGGAACCGATATTTTGATGATGCCACTAGAGCCAGAGAAAGCGATTACAGCCGTATGTGCAGCGGTGGAAAGTGGGCGGATTTCTCGCGATCGCATTCAAGCCTCAGTTGAAAGAATTTGGAGAGCAAAACAGAAAGCTTGTGCGATCGAGATTCCCTCCAAAGAAGGTCACGCCTGGGAAAATCCACCCGAACCCGTTTTACAAACGAGCAACTTAACTGATTCGATTGCTCAACCGGAAGCTTTATCTATCAATGCTGATTTGTTGAGACAATCGATGAGATTCCACCATCCCAACCCGTCTCGATTAGCTTCTCTTAAAAGTGTTGGTCGCAATTTAGTGATTGTCGATAGCATTCTCGATTGTGATTTTCTCGGTCGAACCGCTCCTGCGATCGCATTTCCTACACAGTTTGGATTTACTCAGGTTGAAATCGTCGATCGACATACTCCGTACATTGATTTAAACAATCGCGATTCAAGCCCAACGCTATTACAGCTATTTATTCGAGGAAATCCCTTTCGCGGCATTGCTGGATTAACTCAAGCGGCACAAGATTGGTTTACCTATCTATTGAACACCGATCGATTATTTGCGATCGCGCTTTACGGCAGTCCTTATGTGCTCGATCGATTTATTCCCAGTTTGCCGTCTGATGTTCCTTATGTCTTCAGCTATGGACAAATGCGATCGAGCCAAGCGATCGCATTAGAAACACTATTTCAATCCCGGACTTCTTAA